In Synergistaceae bacterium, a single genomic region encodes these proteins:
- a CDS encoding N-acetyl-gamma-glutamyl-phosphate reductase — translation MIKIAIIGATGYSGQELLRLLQKHPEAEIKFLASRSYVGERIDHIYKNFISANFGDEAICVEQDIEKFSKECDLIFIALPSGFASKKVTKEILDNAKVIDLGADFRFKDVNIYKEWYKIEHFGERVLPEAVYGLPELYREEIKKARLIANPGCYSTCSILSLLPFVKAGVIDTSTIVIDAASGASGAGRGLSTSNLLCETNENYRAYKIASHRHTAEIEQILKLDVPLVFTPHLLPINRGILTTIYADLKMDATVSDLKKMAEDFYAGEEFVRIIEGNESAEIRWIKGSNYFDMNVFKDNRTKKLIITSALDNLVKGAAGQAIQNMNLMFGLEENTGLTDLGVFP, via the coding sequence TTAAAATAGCGATTATAGGTGCAACAGGGTATAGCGGGCAGGAGCTTTTGAGACTTCTGCAAAAACATCCGGAGGCAGAAATAAAATTTCTGGCTTCAAGAAGTTATGTGGGAGAAAGAATAGACCACATATATAAAAACTTCATTTCAGCTAACTTTGGAGATGAGGCTATTTGCGTTGAGCAGGATATAGAGAAATTCTCTAAAGAGTGCGACCTTATCTTTATAGCGCTTCCGTCCGGCTTTGCAAGCAAAAAAGTCACTAAGGAAATACTGGACAACGCCAAAGTAATAGATCTCGGAGCGGACTTTAGGTTTAAAGACGTAAACATCTACAAAGAGTGGTATAAAATCGAGCACTTTGGCGAGCGAGTTTTGCCTGAAGCGGTCTACGGTCTGCCTGAGCTCTATCGTGAAGAGATAAAAAAAGCTCGTTTGATAGCCAATCCCGGCTGTTATTCAACATGCTCCATACTTTCTCTGCTTCCATTTGTCAAAGCAGGAGTGATAGACACTTCTACAATAGTAATAGACGCCGCATCAGGAGCTTCAGGCGCTGGACGTGGACTCTCAACCTCTAATTTATTATGTGAAACCAACGAAAACTACAGAGCCTATAAAATAGCATCACATAGACATACAGCAGAGATAGAGCAGATTTTAAAACTGGATGTCCCCTTGGTGTTTACGCCCCATCTGCTTCCGATAAATCGCGGCATATTAACCACAATTTACGCGGATCTAAAAATGGATGCGACTGTATCAGATCTCAAGAAGATGGCTGAAGATTTCTATGCCGGAGAAGAGTTTGTACGGATTATAGAAGGAAACGAAAGTGCCGAAATAAGATGGATAAAGGGCTCTAACTATTTTGATATGAACGTATTCAAAGATAACAGAACAAAAAAACTGATAATAACGTCGGCACTGGACAACCTAGTCAAAGGTGCTGCGGGGCAAGCCATACAGAACATGAATCTTATGTTTGGACTTGAAGAAAATACAGGATTAACTGATTTAGGAGTATTTCCATAA
- the argJ gene encoding bifunctional ornithine acetyltransferase/N-acetylglutamate synthase encodes MKKIQNAIVAPKGFKANAVHSGIKRRRYDLSLIYSETACAGAAVYTRNIVKAAPLLVTKEIIEKNSDLRAVVINSGNANACTGKQGLEDAKSMVKEVECALGLPADSVLVASTGVIGVPLPMDRIKKGITEVVKNLEATQEAAGRAVDGIMTTDLRKKGVAYEFELNGKTVKIGAIAKGSGMIHPNMGTMLGFITTDCAISNEMLQKALSETTENTYNMLSVDGDTSTNDMVVLLANGLADNNEINCENEDYIKFKEVLEKINVYLAKQIVMDGEGATKFLEAEVIGGKTPEDAKKLAKTIISSTLVKTAFFGEDANWGRVLAAMGRSGGEFSPEKVKIEFIAGKNDKWEDPKPILLMENGTPVPFEEEHAREVLERKFIKIKITLEDGDATATAWGCDLSYEYVRINGEYRT; translated from the coding sequence ATGAAAAAAATACAAAATGCGATAGTGGCACCAAAAGGATTCAAGGCAAATGCAGTACACAGTGGAATTAAAAGACGCAGATACGATCTCTCTCTTATTTATTCAGAAACGGCTTGTGCCGGTGCAGCAGTCTATACGCGCAACATAGTAAAGGCGGCACCGCTTTTGGTAACAAAAGAAATTATCGAAAAAAATAGCGACTTAAGAGCAGTAGTCATAAATTCAGGCAATGCGAACGCATGTACAGGGAAACAGGGTTTAGAGGACGCAAAATCTATGGTAAAAGAAGTAGAATGTGCACTCGGACTTCCAGCTGACAGTGTTCTTGTAGCGTCAACGGGCGTCATTGGCGTACCCCTGCCCATGGATAGAATAAAAAAGGGGATAACCGAAGTCGTCAAAAACCTTGAAGCTACACAGGAAGCCGCCGGACGTGCAGTGGATGGGATAATGACCACCGACCTACGTAAAAAAGGCGTAGCCTATGAATTTGAACTTAATGGCAAGACTGTAAAAATTGGTGCCATCGCCAAAGGTTCCGGCATGATTCATCCAAATATGGGAACAATGCTCGGCTTTATAACCACGGACTGTGCCATATCAAATGAAATGTTGCAAAAAGCTCTTTCTGAAACTACGGAAAACACGTACAACATGCTCTCCGTAGACGGGGACACATCCACAAATGACATGGTCGTGCTTCTTGCAAATGGTCTCGCAGACAATAACGAAATCAACTGTGAGAACGAAGATTACATAAAATTTAAAGAAGTCTTAGAAAAAATAAATGTCTATCTAGCAAAACAGATAGTGATGGATGGCGAAGGAGCCACAAAGTTTCTTGAAGCAGAAGTCATCGGAGGCAAAACCCCGGAAGATGCGAAGAAACTTGCCAAGACAATAATATCTTCGACACTTGTAAAAACCGCATTTTTCGGAGAAGATGCAAACTGGGGACGTGTACTCGCCGCCATGGGACGCAGCGGAGGAGAGTTTAGCCCCGAAAAAGTAAAAATTGAATTTATAGCAGGTAAAAATGATAAATGGGAAGATCCGAAGCCTATCTTGCTCATGGAAAACGGAACCCCTGTGCCATTTGAGGAAGAGCATGCCAGAGAAGTTCTGGAAAGAAAATTTATTAAAATAAAAATCACTCTCGAAGATGGAGATGCAACAGCAACCGCTTGGGGATGTGATTTGAGTTATGAATACGTCCGTATAAACGGCGAATATAGAACATAA
- the argB gene encoding acetylglutamate kinase: MREYVQKVKVLMESLKYIREFHGKIVVIKLGGATLSNKTTYQTIIEDIAMMKLTGIHPVVVHGGGVQVSEMQEKLGIEPEFVNGLRVTTDEVSEITQMVLAGNINKKIVASLCAEGVQAVGICGSDANLFEVEKVKSDVDLGNVGDITKVNTEFLDTLIKNDIIPVIAPVSTDEHAKIFNVNADTAVLAVAKALEAQKLVLLSDVEGVMRDIFDQSSIILHLRVDDIEKYIEEGIVTGGMIVKLRSCKDAIEGGVKSVHILDGRLQHSILLEIFTPDGFGTMVEK, encoded by the coding sequence ATGAGAGAATATGTCCAAAAAGTAAAAGTACTAATGGAGAGCCTGAAATACATCAGAGAATTTCACGGCAAAATCGTCGTGATAAAACTTGGTGGCGCGACTCTCAGTAATAAAACAACATATCAGACGATTATAGAAGACATTGCCATGATGAAACTCACTGGAATTCATCCGGTTGTGGTACATGGTGGCGGAGTTCAGGTTTCAGAAATGCAAGAAAAACTTGGTATCGAGCCGGAGTTTGTAAATGGCTTGCGCGTGACGACAGATGAAGTTTCCGAAATCACACAGATGGTGCTTGCCGGCAATATCAACAAAAAAATAGTAGCAAGCCTCTGTGCTGAAGGGGTACAAGCTGTTGGGATTTGCGGCAGTGATGCAAATCTGTTTGAGGTGGAAAAGGTAAAGTCTGATGTTGATTTAGGAAATGTCGGAGATATAACTAAAGTAAACACAGAGTTTTTAGACACTCTTATAAAAAATGATATCATTCCTGTTATAGCCCCTGTGTCAACCGACGAGCATGCAAAGATTTTTAACGTGAATGCCGACACTGCGGTTTTAGCAGTTGCAAAGGCATTAGAAGCTCAGAAACTTGTTCTTCTATCCGACGTTGAAGGAGTCATGAGGGATATCTTTGACCAGAGTTCAATCATATTGCACTTAAGAGTGGATGATATCGAAAAATACATAGAAGAGGGCATAGTGACAGGCGGAATGATCGTAAAACTTAGAAGCTGCAAAGATGCCATTGAGGGCGGAGTCAAATCAGTTCACATACTGGACGGCAGACTGCAGCACTCAATCCTGCTTGAGATATTCACCCCCGATGGATTTGGAACCATGGTGGAAAAATAA
- a CDS encoding aspartate aminotransferase family protein, whose translation MKKMMEKCEKYGFNNFSRFPIVIESAKDGYMFDTEGTKYLDFMGGIAVNSVGYDDEDFKNSLKDQIDKIIHCSNLYYNEAHVKATELLSKVSGYEKVFFCNSGTEANEAAMKLARIFGKSGKNGATKIIAFKNSFHGRTLGALSVTGQPKYQKDFTPLIPDILFAEYNNFESVVELVDESVCALIMEPVQGEGGVISADKDFAKAVRELCTKENIMLIYDEVQTGIGRSGKLFDFEQLDVRPDVLTLAKGLGGGVPVGAICADDKFAHFFTPSTHGTTFGGNPLASRAVEYVLSRISDESFLKDVKNKGDYFIGKLGELKKKYPFIKKINGNGLLLGLVIDDKFAAADIVKKALENKLLLLTAGNNTVRFAPALTITPDLIDRGLEILDKIFESIN comes from the coding sequence ATGAAAAAAATGATGGAAAAGTGTGAGAAGTACGGCTTCAACAACTTTAGCCGCTTCCCAATTGTTATAGAGAGCGCAAAAGATGGTTACATGTTTGATACAGAAGGGACAAAATACCTTGATTTCATGGGCGGAATCGCAGTCAATTCTGTTGGTTACGATGACGAAGATTTCAAGAATTCTCTCAAAGATCAGATAGACAAAATAATCCACTGCTCCAACCTTTACTACAACGAAGCTCATGTCAAAGCGACAGAGCTTTTGAGCAAAGTTTCCGGTTATGAGAAAGTTTTTTTCTGCAACAGCGGAACAGAGGCAAACGAAGCTGCCATGAAACTAGCTCGCATATTTGGAAAGTCCGGCAAAAACGGAGCAACCAAAATTATAGCCTTTAAGAACTCTTTTCACGGCAGAACTTTAGGTGCTCTAAGCGTTACAGGCCAGCCGAAATATCAAAAGGATTTCACTCCTCTCATCCCCGATATTCTTTTTGCAGAATATAACAATTTTGAATCAGTGGTTGAACTGGTAGATGAGAGTGTATGTGCCTTGATCATGGAACCTGTTCAGGGAGAGGGCGGAGTAATCTCTGCGGATAAAGACTTCGCCAAAGCCGTTAGGGAGCTTTGTACTAAGGAAAACATTATGTTGATATATGACGAAGTTCAGACAGGAATCGGACGAAGCGGCAAGTTATTTGATTTTGAACAGCTGGATGTACGCCCCGATGTCCTTACACTTGCAAAAGGCCTTGGCGGTGGAGTGCCCGTAGGTGCTATCTGTGCAGATGACAAGTTCGCACACTTTTTTACACCCTCTACTCACGGCACAACATTTGGCGGCAACCCTCTTGCATCAAGAGCAGTTGAATATGTGCTCAGCCGCATCTCTGATGAGAGCTTTTTAAAAGACGTAAAGAACAAAGGCGATTATTTTATAGGAAAACTTGGAGAGTTAAAGAAAAAATATCCTTTCATAAAAAAGATAAATGGAAATGGCTTGCTTTTAGGACTCGTAATAGATGATAAATTTGCAGCGGCAGACATAGTGAAAAAAGCTCTTGAAAATAAGCTGCTACTTCTTACAGCAGGGAACAACACCGTAAGATTTGCACCTGCTCTCACAATTACTCCCGACCTTATCGACAGAGGTTTGGAGATATTGGACAAAATATTTGAGTCAATAAATTAA
- the typA gene encoding translational GTPase TypA, translating into MQDSSKLRNIAIIAHIDHGKTTLIDGIFKSAHLFRDNQQIEERVMDAGTIERERGITIKAKHCTVEWQGYKINIVDTPGHADFSGEVERVLSMVDSVLLLVDANEGPMPQTRYVLMQALKLGLNPIVIVNKVDRPNSDPDEALDKTFDLFIELGATEKQCDFPILYGSGLQGWFVDDLNKHPDNTKAGMDDLFKILIEKVPAPKAVMDAPFKMQVSTLSWSDYLGRIGGGRILQGTLKKGDRIVRTNTKWDNYDQTSWSIVSNDTSTCSHLYVTNGLERTEVESAGAGDIVWFTGPENIDLGDTIASPELTGEEHIMPPLGIEEPTISMFFLVNTSPFAGKDGNAITLRQLKARIERETKSDPALRMEDIGRADGVKVSGRGELHLGILIEEIRREGSELAVSRPEVIVQYDSNGKKLEPMEEVMIDVPEEYQGIVIQKLALRKGELVNMENTGTGTLRMLFKISTRGLIGYRGEFLTDTRGLGIMASRFVGYDEWVGEITSRSHGSLVSMETGTATAYSLHNLQERGRLFIKPGDEIYNGQVVGEAARDMDLACNPAKRKQQVNFRSATKDMIVVLDVPKIMNVDNALEWIGEDELVEVTPNNVRIRKMILNLDERRKSQKKSGRDEEEE; encoded by the coding sequence ATGCAAGATTCATCAAAACTAAGAAACATAGCAATAATCGCCCACATTGACCACGGCAAGACAACTCTTATCGATGGCATCTTCAAATCTGCTCATCTCTTTAGAGACAATCAGCAAATTGAAGAAAGAGTTATGGACGCCGGAACAATTGAGCGTGAACGTGGAATAACAATTAAAGCGAAGCACTGTACTGTTGAGTGGCAGGGCTACAAAATCAACATAGTTGATACTCCGGGACATGCCGACTTTTCCGGAGAAGTTGAAAGAGTACTCTCCATGGTCGACTCAGTTCTTCTCTTGGTGGATGCCAACGAAGGCCCTATGCCTCAGACTCGCTACGTGTTAATGCAAGCTCTCAAGTTAGGGCTTAACCCCATAGTAATAGTTAACAAAGTAGACAGACCCAACTCAGATCCAGATGAAGCATTGGACAAGACATTTGACCTTTTTATCGAGCTTGGAGCCACAGAGAAACAGTGTGATTTCCCGATTTTGTACGGCTCAGGATTGCAGGGTTGGTTTGTTGATGACCTAAATAAACATCCGGACAACACAAAAGCCGGAATGGATGATTTGTTTAAAATATTGATAGAGAAAGTTCCCGCACCGAAAGCAGTTATGGACGCACCCTTTAAAATGCAAGTAAGCACTCTTTCATGGAGCGACTACCTCGGCCGTATCGGCGGTGGAAGAATACTTCAGGGAACCTTAAAAAAGGGAGATAGAATTGTAAGAACAAATACAAAATGGGACAATTACGACCAGACATCTTGGTCAATTGTTTCAAACGATACGTCTACATGCTCCCACCTTTACGTCACAAACGGACTTGAGAGAACTGAAGTGGAATCAGCCGGTGCAGGAGATATCGTTTGGTTCACCGGCCCGGAAAATATAGATTTGGGAGACACTATCGCATCTCCGGAACTTACGGGAGAAGAGCATATAATGCCGCCTCTCGGGATAGAAGAGCCAACTATCTCCATGTTCTTCCTCGTAAACACGAGCCCCTTTGCAGGCAAGGATGGAAACGCTATAACTCTTCGCCAGCTAAAAGCTCGCATTGAACGAGAGACCAAGTCAGACCCGGCATTACGCATGGAAGATATTGGCCGGGCAGACGGAGTAAAAGTATCGGGACGCGGCGAGCTGCATCTCGGCATATTAATCGAAGAAATACGCCGTGAAGGCTCAGAATTGGCCGTTTCACGCCCCGAAGTAATAGTACAGTATGACTCCAATGGCAAGAAGCTTGAGCCGATGGAGGAAGTAATGATAGACGTACCTGAAGAATATCAGGGAATAGTTATCCAAAAATTAGCTCTGAGAAAAGGCGAGCTCGTCAATATGGAAAATACCGGAACCGGAACTCTTCGTATGCTTTTCAAAATAAGTACAAGAGGTCTAATCGGCTATAGAGGAGAATTCCTTACAGACACACGTGGGCTTGGCATCATGGCTTCACGCTTCGTCGGCTATGATGAGTGGGTGGGCGAGATAACATCACGCTCTCACGGTTCGCTTGTCAGTATGGAAACAGGAACTGCCACAGCCTACTCCCTGCATAATTTGCAGGAAAGAGGAAGGTTGTTCATCAAACCGGGAGATGAAATTTATAACGGCCAAGTTGTTGGAGAAGCGGCGAGAGATATGGACCTTGCATGCAATCCCGCCAAACGCAAGCAGCAGGTAAACTTCCGTTCAGCAACAAAGGACATGATTGTGGTTTTGGACGTTCCTAAAATAATGAACGTAGACAACGCTCTTGAGTGGATAGGCGAAGATGAGCTTGTGGAAGTAACTCCAAATAACGTGCGTATAAGAAAGATGATTCTCAACTTAGACGAACGCAGAAAATCTCAGAAGAAATCTGGTCGAGACGAAGAGGAAGAGTAA
- a CDS encoding DegT/DnrJ/EryC1/StrS family aminotransferase codes for MAGAEIFDNREIEAIKDVIERRMIHRYGSHSARNGQYRVDEFEDKAKEITGAKYALAVANGTASLILALKGLGIKPGDEVITSPFTFIATIEAIIECNAVPVLGEIDETLSLDPNCIEKLITEKTKAIMPVHMFGVAANMDEIMAIANKHNIPVVEDACEVVGGTYKGRYLGTLGVCGTWSFDPNKTLTVGEGGMVLTDREDLYFNMDCYHDHGHVHSKIIERGEEGKSGFGVNYRLSEVQGALGLVALDKMQLALGKLRESKKKILDAVADTGIKARPMHDSDGDTATHAIFMMPTAEDAKIFQKATREAGRGCDIISENTWHYAKHWRALNDMSEKDFFGTKAPSYAPESMASSDAVLSRAVMFGLNICMDDASINKIIDAVRAGMEAIKK; via the coding sequence ATGGCAGGAGCAGAAATTTTCGACAATAGAGAAATAGAGGCAATAAAAGATGTAATAGAGAGAAGAATGATACATCGCTACGGCTCTCACTCGGCCAGGAACGGACAGTATAGGGTTGATGAATTTGAGGATAAAGCAAAAGAGATAACGGGTGCAAAATATGCCTTGGCCGTTGCAAATGGCACTGCTTCTCTTATTCTTGCACTCAAAGGATTAGGGATTAAACCGGGAGACGAGGTCATAACCTCTCCATTCACATTTATAGCGACAATTGAGGCAATCATTGAGTGCAACGCCGTTCCCGTACTGGGTGAGATAGACGAAACTCTCTCCCTTGACCCTAACTGTATTGAAAAACTAATTACGGAAAAGACAAAGGCTATTATGCCAGTGCATATGTTTGGAGTGGCGGCTAATATGGATGAAATAATGGCGATTGCAAACAAACATAATATTCCTGTTGTGGAAGACGCGTGCGAGGTCGTAGGTGGGACTTACAAAGGGAGATACCTCGGAACATTGGGCGTTTGCGGCACATGGAGCTTTGACCCGAATAAGACTTTGACTGTGGGCGAGGGCGGAATGGTTCTGACCGACAGAGAAGACTTATATTTCAACATGGATTGTTATCATGACCATGGGCATGTGCACAGCAAAATAATAGAGCGCGGCGAAGAGGGAAAATCGGGATTCGGTGTCAACTACCGTTTGAGTGAAGTTCAGGGAGCACTGGGGTTAGTGGCTCTTGACAAGATGCAGCTCGCTCTCGGCAAACTTCGCGAATCTAAAAAGAAAATTCTCGACGCCGTGGCAGATACGGGAATAAAAGCGCGACCGATGCATGACAGCGATGGCGACACGGCAACACACGCTATCTTTATGATGCCAACAGCTGAAGATGCAAAAATATTCCAAAAAGCAACAAGAGAGGCTGGCCGCGGCTGCGATATTATCTCAGAGAATACGTGGCATTATGCAAAACATTGGAGAGCATTGAATGACATGAGCGAAAAAGATTTCTTCGGGACAAAAGCTCCATCTTATGCTCCGGAGAGTATGGCGAGCAGTGATGCAGTTTTAAGCCGTGCCGTCATGTTCGGCCTTAATATCTGCATGGATGATGCTTCCATAAATAAAATAATAGATGCGGTACGTGCCGGAATGGAAGCAATAAAGAAATAG
- a CDS encoding iron-containing alcohol dehydrogenase, whose amino-acid sequence MINVIEELKKLKAWWRTEINTEIIVSANAINDLFYKIEEKEKDTFFIIDSALKEDDKYNKIFAQKDKYLFDATLSEPKTGDVNKLVSLIKSLGRDINLVVGIGGGSTIDLTKATSICLANPKKAEEYQGYDMEMAKGPEIWAVPTLFGTGAEITPIAVLRGPERKLGINNKHTSPDVAMIDPQLPITTPKFNRFYTMMDCYYHHYEITKSKTSKSEAILDAEDGLALARELLSSGVEPFNIEASIKAAKASILGGSSTIGGRVGGAHAISYGLSNSSPTLPHSVAVTISMLALENLYPDGYRDTVHFLEANEMPRPNAADYGINESHIEKMVKTSMGMTKLWESCFGEEYRKYATEEFMRKIYEKIVSEK is encoded by the coding sequence ATGATTAACGTCATAGAAGAATTAAAAAAATTAAAAGCTTGGTGGAGAACTGAAATAAACACAGAAATAATCGTATCAGCCAACGCAATAAACGATTTGTTTTACAAAATAGAAGAGAAAGAAAAAGACACATTTTTTATTATAGACAGTGCCTTAAAAGAAGATGACAAGTACAACAAAATTTTTGCACAAAAGGATAAATATCTTTTTGACGCGACTCTTTCTGAACCGAAAACTGGCGATGTAAATAAGCTTGTTTCATTAATTAAATCATTGGGAAGAGACATAAATTTAGTCGTGGGGATCGGCGGAGGCTCAACCATTGACCTGACAAAAGCCACTTCAATTTGCCTGGCCAACCCCAAAAAAGCGGAAGAGTACCAGGGGTACGACATGGAGATGGCAAAGGGGCCTGAGATTTGGGCGGTTCCCACACTTTTTGGAACGGGAGCTGAAATTACTCCGATTGCTGTATTACGAGGCCCTGAAAGAAAATTGGGAATAAACAACAAACACACATCGCCCGACGTTGCAATGATTGATCCGCAACTCCCGATTACGACACCGAAATTTAATCGCTTCTATACGATGATGGATTGCTACTATCACCACTATGAGATAACGAAGAGCAAGACGAGCAAGAGCGAAGCCATTTTGGATGCGGAGGATGGGCTGGCGTTAGCGAGAGAACTGCTCTCTAGCGGAGTCGAACCTTTCAATATTGAAGCATCAATAAAAGCCGCTAAAGCTTCGATTCTTGGAGGAAGCAGCACGATAGGGGGAAGAGTGGGAGGAGCACATGCAATTTCTTATGGACTTAGCAACTCTTCACCGACTCTACCTCACAGTGTCGCAGTAACCATATCAATGTTGGCATTGGAAAATCTATATCCTGACGGATACAGAGATACTGTTCATTTTCTTGAGGCAAATGAAATGCCCCGTCCTAACGCGGCAGATTACGGAATAAATGAGAGTCATATCGAGAAAATGGTAAAAACCTCAATGGGGATGACTAAGCTTTGGGAAAGCTGCTTTGGTGAGGAATATAGAAAGTATGCCACGGAAGAATTTATGAGAAAGATTTATGAAAAAATAGTATCTGAAAAATAA
- the kdsB gene encoding 3-deoxy-manno-octulosonate cytidylyltransferase: MKTLAVIPARYASSRLPGKALIPIAGVPLVIRVLSNVQKCKTIDKVVVATDDSRIADAVRKYGGDVIMTPADLPSGGDRVAWVSREIPSEFVLNVQVDDPLVNSEMIDPLVVELERDSSIMLALLAKRIEKMEEVVAESCVKMVFDKNGRAMYFSRSPIPYPIKEDGIWFKHIGPYAWRRDFLLEFSSWEQTPLEKAESLEMLRVLEKGYSIKCVLTENDTIEIDTPRDLEKIESYFAQCEDLV, from the coding sequence ATGAAAACCCTTGCAGTGATTCCAGCGCGTTACGCAAGCAGCAGATTGCCCGGCAAAGCACTTATTCCCATAGCCGGAGTGCCTCTCGTAATAAGAGTCCTTTCAAACGTTCAAAAGTGTAAAACAATTGACAAGGTCGTCGTAGCTACTGACGACTCGCGAATTGCCGATGCCGTTAGAAAATATGGCGGAGACGTGATTATGACGCCTGCCGATTTACCAAGTGGCGGAGACCGTGTCGCATGGGTGTCCAGAGAAATTCCATCCGAGTTTGTACTCAATGTGCAGGTTGATGACCCCCTGGTTAACAGCGAAATGATTGATCCTCTTGTCGTCGAATTGGAGAGAGATTCTTCCATAATGCTCGCTCTTCTGGCTAAAAGAATAGAGAAGATGGAAGAAGTTGTCGCAGAGAGCTGTGTAAAAATGGTCTTCGACAAGAATGGACGAGCGATGTACTTCAGCCGCTCACCAATACCTTATCCGATAAAAGAAGATGGAATTTGGTTCAAACATATTGGGCCTTACGCTTGGCGGAGAGATTTTCTTTTAGAGTTCTCTTCTTGGGAGCAGACGCCATTAGAAAAAGCGGAGAGTCTTGAGATGTTGAGAGTCTTGGAAAAAGGCTACTCAATCAAATGTGTGTTGACAGAAAACGACACTATCGAGATTGACACTCCGAGAGACTTGGAAAAGATAGAAAGCTATTTCGCTCAGTGCGAAGATTTAGTCTAA
- a CDS encoding MBL fold metallo-hydrolase yields the protein MYYKYDDGIFAVDSHYLRKGNAAVYILRDSNSAALVETANNASLPYILDAMNELSVRKEDVEYIFITHVHLDHAGGAGSYIKEFPNARIVIHPLGAPHLIDPQRIVAAASEVYGADWVKSLYGEIIPVDRNRIIAAEDGQTINMKSRNIICLATPGHARHHMAFFDEKHSAMFTGDALGSSWPEMNAINGRWIIPSTAPMQFDPGDMHSSIDKIARFKPQKVYLTHFGLLENLSEAAEELHRDIDKYVFETEKLNGNEEKIREYLLNLYTKTASLYGIKNPREYVLNECKILLQLNPMGLEAWYRHRSERPYRKTLTFKSREFALFQN from the coding sequence ATGTACTACAAATACGATGACGGTATATTCGCCGTTGACTCTCACTATCTAAGAAAAGGAAACGCAGCTGTCTATATTTTACGCGACAGCAATAGTGCCGCTCTTGTTGAGACGGCAAACAATGCCTCCTTGCCTTACATTCTTGATGCAATGAATGAGTTGAGTGTTCGCAAAGAAGATGTCGAATATATTTTTATCACTCATGTGCATCTTGACCATGCAGGCGGAGCGGGCAGCTACATAAAAGAATTCCCGAATGCACGCATCGTCATTCATCCCCTCGGCGCACCTCACTTAATAGATCCTCAGAGAATTGTTGCAGCCGCATCGGAAGTTTATGGGGCGGACTGGGTCAAGTCTTTATATGGAGAGATAATTCCCGTTGACCGCAATAGAATAATCGCTGCGGAAGATGGACAAACTATAAATATGAAATCTCGCAATATAATTTGCCTTGCGACTCCGGGACATGCCAGACATCATATGGCTTTCTTCGATGAGAAACATTCGGCTATGTTCACGGGCGATGCACTCGGTTCTTCATGGCCGGAAATGAACGCCATTAACGGACGCTGGATTATTCCATCAACGGCGCCAATGCAGTTTGATCCGGGAGACATGCACAGCAGTATCGACAAAATAGCCAGATTTAAACCTCAAAAAGTTTATCTAACACATTTTGGACTGCTTGAAAATTTGAGCGAAGCTGCTGAAGAACTTCACAGAGATATAGACAAGTATGTTTTTGAAACAGAAAAACTTAACGGAAATGAAGAAAAGATAAGAGAGTATCTTTTGAATTTATATACAAAGACTGCCTCTTTATATGGAATAAAAAATCCGAGAGAGTACGTTCTTAACGAGTGTAAAATTCTGTTACAGCTGAATCCTATGGGACTTGAAGCTTGGTACAGACACAGATCAGAACGTCCGTACAGAAAAACTCTCACTTTCAAGAGCAGAGAGTTCGCTCTTTTCCAGAACTAG